A stretch of Faecalibacterium duncaniae DNA encodes these proteins:
- the fabG gene encoding 3-oxoacyl-[acyl-carrier-protein] reductase, translated as MNEETIIRTAVVTGGSRGIGRAVCVQLARQGCHVVVNYCHGEAAAAETVSLCRAQGAQAVAVQADVSTAEGCKKLFEEAVNAFGRVDILVNNAGITRDNLILRMSEADFDAVLDANLKGAFLCCKEAARRMVRQRRGRIINLSSVVALRGNAGQTNYAASKAGLIGLTKSLARELASRNVTVNAVAPGFIETDMTAALPEAVRTEMAKDIPAGRAGQPEDVANAVAFFAAEQSSYLTGQVLCVDGGMAM; from the coding sequence ATGAACGAAGAAACCATCATCCGTACCGCCGTTGTGACCGGCGGAAGCCGGGGAATCGGCCGGGCCGTGTGCGTACAGCTTGCCCGGCAGGGCTGCCATGTGGTGGTCAACTACTGCCACGGCGAAGCGGCCGCCGCTGAGACCGTGTCTCTCTGCAGGGCCCAGGGCGCGCAGGCTGTGGCCGTGCAGGCCGATGTTTCCACCGCCGAGGGCTGCAAAAAGCTCTTTGAGGAAGCGGTGAACGCCTTTGGCCGGGTGGATATCCTTGTGAACAATGCAGGCATCACCCGGGACAACCTGATCCTGCGCATGTCCGAAGCAGACTTTGATGCTGTGCTGGACGCAAACCTCAAGGGTGCGTTCCTCTGCTGCAAGGAAGCGGCCCGCCGGATGGTGCGTCAGCGCCGGGGCCGGATCATCAATCTGAGCAGCGTCGTTGCCCTGCGGGGCAATGCAGGCCAGACGAATTACGCTGCCAGCAAGGCTGGGCTCATCGGCCTGACCAAAAGCCTGGCCCGGGAGCTGGCCAGCCGCAATGTGACAGTAAACGCTGTTGCGCCCGGCTTTATTGAGACTGATATGACCGCCGCCCTGCCGGAGGCTGTCCGCACCGAAATGGCAAAGGACATCCCGGCAGGCCGCGCAGGCCAGCCGGAGGACGTGGCAAACGCGGTGGCGTTTTTTGCCGCAGAACAAAGCAGCTATCTCACCGGGCAGGTGCTCTGTGTGGACGGCGGCATGGCAATGTAA
- the fabZ gene encoding 3-hydroxyacyl-ACP dehydratase FabZ, producing the protein MAEPRTVRENANTLNSEQIAALLPHRYPFALVDRILDYEPGQWAIGRKCVSRNEEFFCGHFPGQPVMPGVLILEALAQTGAVAALSVPENKGKLALFGGIKNARFRKQVTPGDVLTLHCELVEQRGPVGIGKASAYVDGKCAATAELTFVLTEANTGA; encoded by the coding sequence ATGGCAGAACCGCGCACCGTGCGGGAGAACGCAAACACCCTGAACAGTGAGCAGATCGCAGCCCTTCTGCCCCACCGCTACCCCTTTGCCCTCGTGGACCGTATCCTGGACTATGAGCCGGGGCAGTGGGCCATTGGCCGCAAGTGCGTATCCCGCAATGAAGAATTCTTCTGCGGTCACTTCCCGGGCCAACCGGTCATGCCGGGGGTGCTGATCCTGGAAGCACTGGCCCAGACCGGAGCCGTGGCGGCGTTGAGCGTTCCCGAAAACAAAGGCAAACTGGCCCTCTTCGGCGGCATCAAGAATGCCCGCTTCCGCAAACAGGTCACCCCAGGGGATGTTCTTACGCTCCATTGTGAGCTGGTGGAACAGCGCGGCCCTGTGGGCATCGGGAAAGCGTCTGCTTATGTGGATGGCAAGTGCGCTGCCACAGCGGAGCTGACCTTTGTGCTGACCGAAGCAAACACAGGGGCTTAA
- a CDS encoding threonine/serine ThrE exporter family protein, which yields MAERELYPDGEQRRRIMDFIMAAGQTLLENGAEVFRVEQTMEIMAASFHLREFHVYVLTNGIFASAGTAEMSEVRNVPTRTTHLGRVAAVNQLSRQIASGEVDTIDVAETRLAQARCIPFPKDWVQIAAGMGGAFCFALIFGGDLKAGLAAAAAGVAANAYLLFCGRHGVGGGFRTISTAALITLCCILGCSLLGTEASHAIIGTLMILTPGIAFTMGIRDFVQGDYLSGTIRMIDALLIAASIAIGTGLVLSLYAFLKGVAVV from the coding sequence ATGGCAGAGAGGGAATTGTATCCGGACGGGGAACAGCGCCGCCGCATCATGGATTTTATTATGGCGGCCGGTCAGACCCTTTTGGAGAACGGGGCAGAGGTGTTCCGGGTGGAGCAGACCATGGAGATCATGGCGGCCAGCTTCCACCTGCGGGAGTTCCATGTCTATGTGCTGACCAACGGCATTTTTGCCAGCGCAGGCACGGCGGAGATGAGCGAGGTGCGCAACGTGCCCACCCGTACCACCCACCTGGGGCGGGTGGCGGCGGTGAATCAGCTTTCCCGCCAGATCGCGTCCGGGGAAGTGGACACCATCGATGTGGCCGAGACCCGGCTGGCTCAGGCCAGGTGCATCCCTTTTCCGAAGGACTGGGTGCAGATTGCGGCGGGCATGGGCGGCGCGTTCTGCTTTGCGCTGATTTTTGGCGGCGACCTGAAAGCAGGGCTTGCCGCCGCTGCGGCCGGTGTTGCGGCCAACGCCTACCTGCTGTTCTGCGGGCGGCACGGCGTGGGGGGCGGGTTCCGAACCATCTCCACCGCCGCCCTCATCACCCTATGCTGTATTCTGGGCTGCAGTCTGCTGGGCACTGAAGCCAGTCACGCCATCATCGGTACCCTGATGATCCTGACCCCTGGCATCGCCTTTACCATGGGCATCCGGGACTTTGTGCAGGGCGATTACCTGTCCGGCACCATCCGGATGATCGACGCGCTGCTCATTGCGGCCAGCATCGCCATCGGCACCGGCCTTGTGCTGAGTCTCTATGCCTTTTTGAAGGGGGTGGCCGTGGTATGA
- the fabF gene encoding beta-ketoacyl-ACP synthase II — MEKRRVVITGLGTVNPLGNTAADSWAAAKAGRCGIGPITQFDTTDFKCKLAGEVKNFDPETVVDKKEARKMARFTLLALAAAAEAIADSGLNTEAEAKNIGVVLSSGIGGLPTIEEQHTRGEEKGMEKVSPYFVPMSIANMAAAQVAIRFGLKGMCTCPVTACAGGTNAVGDAFHRIRDGYETAMVCGGAESCISPLGIGGFTSMKALSTATDPDAASLPFDARRGGFVMGEGSGVLVLEELEHARARGAHIYAEVVGYGANCDAYHFTAPAPGGTGAIDCMKLTLADAGIAPEQVDHINAHGTGTHMNDACETAAIHAVFGEHAKQLTVVSTKSMTGHLLGGAGGIEAVFTALALRDQFAPPTIHYEQPDPECDLDYVPNAGRAQAMTYALSNSLGFGGHNACIALRRWEG; from the coding sequence ATGGAAAAACGCAGAGTCGTGATCACCGGTCTGGGCACCGTGAACCCGCTGGGCAACACTGCTGCCGACAGCTGGGCTGCCGCAAAGGCAGGCCGGTGCGGCATTGGCCCCATCACCCAGTTTGATACCACCGATTTCAAGTGCAAGCTGGCCGGTGAAGTGAAAAACTTTGACCCCGAGACCGTTGTAGACAAAAAGGAAGCCCGGAAGATGGCCCGCTTCACCCTGCTGGCACTGGCTGCTGCAGCCGAGGCCATTGCTGACAGCGGCCTGAACACGGAAGCAGAGGCCAAAAACATCGGTGTGGTCCTTTCCAGCGGCATTGGCGGCCTGCCCACCATCGAGGAGCAGCACACCCGCGGGGAAGAGAAAGGCATGGAGAAGGTCAGCCCCTACTTTGTGCCTATGTCCATTGCCAACATGGCGGCGGCACAGGTGGCCATCCGCTTTGGCCTGAAGGGCATGTGCACCTGCCCGGTCACGGCCTGCGCCGGCGGCACCAATGCCGTGGGCGATGCCTTCCACCGCATCCGGGACGGTTACGAGACTGCCATGGTCTGCGGCGGTGCCGAAAGCTGCATCAGCCCGCTGGGCATCGGCGGTTTTACCAGCATGAAGGCGCTTTCCACCGCCACCGACCCGGATGCTGCCAGCCTGCCCTTTGATGCCCGCCGCGGCGGCTTCGTGATGGGCGAGGGCAGCGGTGTGCTGGTTCTGGAAGAGCTGGAGCACGCCCGGGCACGCGGTGCGCATATCTACGCCGAGGTGGTGGGCTATGGTGCCAACTGCGATGCTTACCACTTTACTGCACCGGCTCCCGGCGGCACAGGTGCCATCGACTGCATGAAGCTGACACTGGCCGATGCAGGCATTGCCCCGGAGCAGGTGGATCACATCAACGCCCACGGCACCGGCACCCACATGAACGATGCCTGCGAGACGGCTGCCATCCATGCCGTGTTCGGTGAGCACGCAAAGCAGCTGACCGTGGTCAGCACCAAGAGCATGACCGGCCATCTGCTGGGCGGTGCGGGCGGCATCGAGGCCGTGTTCACGGCACTGGCCCTGCGAGACCAGTTTGCCCCGCCCACCATCCACTACGAGCAGCCTGATCCGGAATGCGATCTGGACTATGTGCCCAATGCAGGCCGTGCACAGGCCATGACCTACGCACTGAGCAACAGCCTGGGCTTTGGCGGGCACAACGCCTGCATCGCCCTGCGCAGATGGGAGGGCTGA
- a CDS encoding amino acid ABC transporter ATP-binding protein has product MLEVRGLTKTYGGEAKKGAKQPTPTLDVLKGIDIDIYRGDVVCLIGPSGCGKSTFLRCLNRLEIPTGGSIKFEGIEVDDAHIDAVRQKMGMVFQHFNLFPHLTVKQNLCLAPELLKLKSKEEASKRAEELLARVGLSDKANVFPKSLSGGQQQRIAIARALAMDPDVILFDEPTSALDPEMVGEVLELMKELAHTGITMLVVTHEMGFAREVSNRVIFIDEGRIQEDEPPQELFSNPKHPRLKAFLSRML; this is encoded by the coding sequence ATCCTGGAAGTCCGTGGTCTGACCAAGACCTACGGCGGTGAGGCCAAAAAGGGCGCAAAGCAGCCCACCCCCACCCTGGATGTCCTGAAGGGCATCGACATCGACATCTACCGCGGCGATGTGGTCTGCCTGATCGGCCCCTCCGGCTGCGGCAAGTCCACCTTCCTGCGCTGCCTGAACCGGCTGGAGATCCCCACCGGCGGCTCCATCAAGTTTGAGGGCATTGAGGTGGATGATGCCCACATCGATGCCGTGCGCCAGAAGATGGGCATGGTGTTCCAGCACTTCAACCTCTTCCCCCACCTGACCGTCAAGCAGAACCTCTGCCTGGCCCCGGAGCTGCTCAAGCTCAAGAGCAAGGAGGAGGCTTCCAAGCGTGCCGAGGAGCTGCTGGCCCGTGTCGGCCTGTCCGATAAAGCCAATGTGTTCCCCAAGAGCCTTTCCGGCGGCCAGCAGCAGCGCATTGCCATTGCCCGCGCTCTGGCCATGGACCCGGATGTCATCCTGTTCGACGAGCCCACCTCCGCCCTTGACCCTGAGATGGTCGGCGAGGTGCTGGAGCTGATGAAGGAGCTGGCCCACACCGGCATCACCATGCTGGTGGTCACCCACGAGATGGGCTTTGCCCGCGAGGTGTCCAACCGCGTCATCTTCATCGATGAGGGCAGGATCCAGGAAGATGAGCCCCCGCAGGAGCTCTTCTCGAACCCCAAGCATCCTCGTCTGAAGGCTTTCCTTTCCAGGATGCTGTAA
- a CDS encoding efflux RND transporter permease subunit: MKKIAQSIVRLRKLILTVAVLLLIPSAIGAVATRINYDVLTYLPQELDSMIGEVALEDDFHLASTGMITVEGLPTNELIAMKKDIDAVPGVTQTFWLSDVIDPSIPTEMLPADVQQFMFGKNDSTMLIVRFDAPSASDETMNAVQQIKQVLRHDCYFGGMSVILQDTKALINEEMPLYILCAVGASMLVLFLSLESTITPVLFMLGLLFPIAYNFGTNIFLGQISYITQALSTVLQLGVTMDFSIFLLHRYQEEKELRSSNEEAMVTAICKTMTSITASSLTTIAGFLALCAMRLTLGRDIGVVMAKGVALGVICTIVILPALILTFDQQVEKYKHRTIVPKLTKLSYFVSKHAMPIVVVFLVLLVPFVVAQQKTEVYYTLFDSLPQDLTGIVGTNKLGEDFGMTTSHFILVDEDLTATQVSDLCDELKGVDGITQVVSLDSITGPGFQTELLPDSVTEILQSGGYKLILANSSYKTGTDAINNQLTEMNDLIKAVDANGVITGEGAMTKDLIEVADVDFKNVNVWSIMAVAAIILISFRSLSIPVLLVASIEAAISINMGIPYFTGTQLPFIASIVIGTIQLGATVDYSILMTTRYHEERSYGRTPREAAQQSLEHCSQSILTSGLTFFAATVGVAAISKMELLQSICRLISRGALISMAVILVVLPAALMLLDWVIRHTTMHWLVPESSNAKKSDKE; the protein is encoded by the coding sequence ATGAAAAAGATCGCACAGAGCATCGTGCGTCTGCGCAAGCTGATCTTAACAGTAGCGGTCCTGCTGTTGATCCCTTCCGCAATCGGCGCGGTTGCTACCCGCATCAACTATGATGTCCTGACCTATCTGCCGCAGGAGCTCGACTCCATGATCGGCGAGGTAGCGCTTGAGGACGACTTCCATCTGGCCTCCACCGGTATGATCACGGTGGAAGGCCTGCCTACCAATGAACTGATCGCCATGAAGAAGGACATTGATGCGGTGCCCGGTGTCACACAGACCTTCTGGCTCAGCGATGTCATCGACCCCAGCATCCCCACCGAGATGCTGCCCGCGGATGTCCAGCAGTTCATGTTCGGCAAAAACGATTCCACCATGCTCATCGTCCGGTTTGATGCGCCCAGCGCCAGCGACGAGACGATGAACGCCGTCCAGCAGATCAAACAGGTGCTGCGGCACGACTGCTACTTTGGCGGCATGAGCGTCATCTTGCAGGATACCAAGGCACTGATCAATGAAGAGATGCCGCTGTACATCCTGTGCGCTGTGGGTGCCAGTATGCTGGTGCTGTTCCTCTCGCTGGAGAGCACCATCACGCCCGTACTGTTCATGCTGGGCCTGCTGTTCCCCATTGCATACAACTTTGGCACCAACATCTTCCTGGGTCAGATCAGCTACATCACCCAGGCGCTTTCCACGGTGCTGCAGTTGGGCGTGACGATGGACTTCTCCATCTTCCTGCTCCACCGTTATCAGGAGGAAAAGGAACTCCGCTCCTCCAACGAGGAAGCTATGGTAACCGCCATCTGCAAGACCATGACCTCCATCACCGCTTCCTCCCTGACCACCATTGCGGGCTTCCTGGCACTGTGCGCCATGCGCCTGACGCTGGGCCGCGATATCGGTGTTGTTATGGCAAAGGGTGTGGCGCTGGGTGTCATCTGCACCATCGTCATCCTGCCTGCTTTGATCCTGACCTTTGATCAGCAGGTCGAAAAGTACAAGCACCGCACCATCGTGCCCAAGCTGACCAAGCTCAGCTACTTTGTTTCCAAGCATGCAATGCCCATCGTGGTCGTCTTTCTTGTGCTGCTGGTGCCCTTTGTGGTGGCCCAGCAAAAGACCGAGGTCTACTACACCCTGTTCGACTCGCTGCCCCAGGACCTGACCGGCATCGTTGGCACCAACAAGCTGGGCGAGGACTTTGGCATGACCACCTCCCACTTTATTCTGGTGGATGAGGACCTGACCGCAACACAGGTGTCTGACCTCTGCGATGAGCTCAAGGGTGTGGACGGCATCACCCAGGTGGTGAGCTTGGATTCCATCACCGGTCCGGGCTTCCAGACCGAGCTGCTGCCCGACAGCGTGACCGAGATCCTGCAGTCCGGCGGCTACAAGCTCATTCTGGCCAACAGCTCCTATAAGACCGGTACCGATGCCATCAACAACCAGCTGACCGAGATGAACGACCTTATCAAGGCGGTTGACGCCAACGGTGTCATCACCGGCGAGGGTGCCATGACCAAGGACCTGATCGAGGTTGCGGACGTGGATTTCAAGAACGTCAACGTCTGGTCGATCATGGCAGTCGCTGCCATTATCCTGATCTCCTTCCGGAGCCTGTCCATCCCTGTGCTGCTGGTTGCCAGCATCGAGGCCGCCATCTCCATCAATATGGGCATCCCGTACTTCACCGGTACCCAGCTGCCCTTCATCGCCAGCATCGTCATCGGCACCATCCAGCTGGGCGCGACAGTGGACTACTCCATCCTGATGACCACCCGTTATCACGAGGAGCGCAGCTATGGCCGCACCCCGCGGGAAGCTGCCCAGCAGTCGCTGGAGCACTGCAGCCAGTCCATCCTGACCAGCGGCCTGACCTTCTTTGCCGCAACCGTCGGCGTGGCCGCCATCAGTAAGATGGAGCTGCTGCAGAGCATCTGCCGACTCATCTCCCGCGGCGCACTGATCAGTATGGCTGTCATTCTGGTCGTTCTGCCCGCCGCCCTGATGCTGCTGGACTGGGTCATCCGCCACACCACCATGCACTGGCTGGTCCCTGAATCTTCCAACGCCAAGAAGTCTGATAAGGAGTAA
- a CDS encoding ACP S-malonyltransferase, with product MKLAVLYAGQGAQHPGMGKEFYEASSAFRAAFDAADLPFDLHRVCFDDPDGVLNQTEYTQPCMVAFACGVSAVLAEQGVKPAYVAGLSLGEYSALEAAGVFTAKQAIELAAYRGKAMADAASGIDCGMTAVLNLDRVPLAECCEQASALGCVQICNYNCPGQLVIGGEKAAVDKAAELAKQAGARRCIPLKVSGPFHTRLMAPAGDALAKRFAAEPFGEMSVPVLFNCLGREKAESDSIPALLVRQVQSSVHMEDTLHRLGELGVDHILEVGPGNALSGFVKKTLPGVTCVSVETPAQLDTVLNAWKEEQ from the coding sequence ATGAAGCTTGCTGTTTTATATGCCGGTCAGGGTGCCCAGCACCCCGGCATGGGCAAAGAATTTTACGAAGCATCTTCCGCTTTCCGTGCCGCGTTCGACGCTGCAGACCTTCCGTTTGATCTGCACCGCGTCTGCTTCGACGACCCGGACGGCGTTCTGAATCAGACCGAATACACCCAGCCCTGCATGGTGGCCTTTGCCTGCGGCGTATCCGCCGTTCTGGCCGAGCAGGGGGTCAAGCCTGCTTATGTGGCCGGTCTCTCTCTGGGCGAATATTCCGCGCTGGAAGCCGCCGGTGTATTCACCGCCAAGCAGGCCATTGAGCTGGCAGCCTACCGCGGCAAAGCCATGGCCGACGCGGCCAGCGGCATCGACTGCGGCATGACCGCAGTGCTGAACCTCGACCGGGTCCCCCTTGCAGAATGCTGTGAGCAGGCATCCGCGCTGGGCTGTGTGCAGATCTGCAACTACAATTGCCCGGGCCAGCTGGTCATTGGCGGCGAAAAGGCCGCAGTGGACAAGGCTGCAGAGCTTGCAAAGCAGGCCGGTGCCCGCCGGTGCATCCCGCTCAAGGTGAGCGGACCGTTCCACACCCGTCTGATGGCTCCCGCCGGGGATGCCCTGGCAAAGCGCTTTGCCGCCGAACCCTTTGGCGAAATGAGCGTTCCGGTGCTGTTCAACTGCCTGGGCCGTGAAAAAGCCGAGAGCGACAGCATCCCGGCCCTGCTGGTCCGGCAGGTGCAGAGCAGTGTCCACATGGAGGACACCCTGCACCGTCTGGGTGAGCTGGGTGTGGATCACATTCTGGAGGTCGGCCCCGGCAATGCGCTCTCCGGCTTTGTGAAAAAGACTCTGCCCGGTGTGACTTGTGTGTCGGTGGAGACCCCGGCGCAGCTGGACACCGTTCTGAACGCATGGAAGGAAGAACAATGA
- a CDS encoding amino acid ABC transporter permease: MAAQYELLKELLNSGTKLDFGQEMFFKFYQAFILNDRWVQYIQGVGTTLLVTAIALALGVVLGSVVALVRVAHDQQRPGRRNPVLGFFNAVCQVYTTIIRGTPMMVQLLIMSMVIFSNSRNFTMVGALALGINSGAYVSEIIRGGLMAVDPGQMEAGRSLGLNYMTTMVVIVIPQAIRAVLPALGNEFIVLLKDTSLITVIGGKELLYAAQGIMNRTYEAMFPLLGVAVVYLILVMLFTWLLSKFERRMAQGDR; the protein is encoded by the coding sequence ATGGCCGCACAATACGAACTGCTGAAAGAGCTGCTCAACAGCGGCACGAAGCTGGACTTCGGGCAGGAAATGTTCTTCAAATTCTATCAGGCGTTCATCCTGAACGACCGCTGGGTGCAGTACATCCAGGGCGTGGGCACCACGCTGCTGGTCACCGCCATTGCGCTGGCACTGGGCGTGGTGCTGGGCAGTGTGGTGGCACTGGTGCGTGTTGCGCACGACCAGCAGCGTCCCGGCCGCAGGAACCCGGTGCTGGGCTTCTTCAATGCCGTCTGTCAGGTGTACACCACCATCATCCGCGGCACCCCCATGATGGTCCAGCTGCTCATTATGAGCATGGTCATCTTTTCCAACAGCCGCAACTTTACCATGGTCGGTGCGCTGGCACTGGGCATCAACTCGGGCGCTTACGTCTCGGAGATCATCCGCGGCGGCCTGATGGCGGTGGACCCCGGCCAGATGGAAGCCGGCCGCAGCCTGGGCCTGAACTACATGACCACCATGGTGGTCATTGTCATTCCGCAGGCCATCCGCGCGGTGCTGCCTGCACTGGGCAACGAGTTCATCGTCCTGCTCAAGGATACCTCGCTCATCACCGTTATCGGCGGCAAGGAGCTGCTGTATGCGGCGCAGGGCATTATGAACCGTACCTACGAGGCCATGTTCCCCCTGTTGGGCGTTGCAGTGGTCTATCTGATCTTAGTCATGCTCTTTACATGGCTGCTGTCGAAGTTTGAGAGGAGGATGGCGCAAGGTGACCGCTAA
- a CDS encoding threonine/serine exporter family protein — protein sequence MTELLFTGEQLGRLALQFLLAGAGTLSFAILFACPKRTLPYCGLVGAVGWLVYEIAELFGMEAFAASLLAVIPLTLLARILAMTLRAPVTVFLLTGIFPLVPGAGIYYSAYYFIQGDNALALANGISTFKIAVALAVGIALVLGIPLPQKRR from the coding sequence ATGACAGAGCTTCTTTTCACCGGGGAGCAGCTAGGCCGTCTGGCCCTGCAGTTCCTGCTGGCCGGGGCGGGCACCCTGAGCTTTGCCATCCTCTTTGCCTGCCCCAAACGCACCCTGCCCTATTGCGGGCTGGTGGGCGCAGTGGGCTGGCTGGTATACGAGATCGCGGAGCTGTTCGGGATGGAAGCCTTTGCAGCCTCGCTGCTAGCGGTCATTCCGCTGACGCTGCTGGCCCGCATCCTTGCGATGACCCTCAGAGCACCGGTGACGGTATTCCTGCTCACCGGCATCTTTCCGCTGGTGCCCGGTGCGGGCATCTATTACAGCGCCTACTACTTCATTCAGGGCGACAACGCGCTGGCGCTGGCAAACGGCATCTCCACCTTCAAGATCGCCGTGGCGCTGGCCGTGGGCATTGCCCTGGTGCTGGGCATCCCCCTGCCACAGAAACGCCGATAA
- a CDS encoding ABC transporter substrate-binding protein: protein MKKINRRSFLAAAGLTAAALALTACGGSASSTASSTASSAASSEAASTSAAAELTTVEAGKLTMATNAAFPPYEMTTDAGEFEGIDIDTAKAIAEKLGLELQIDDMDFDAALLSVQQGKADIVMAGVTVTDERKAVMDFSDSYATGIQSIIVPEGSDITSPDDLAGKKIGTQRGTTGYIYCSDDFGDDAVVAYDDGLTAVQALNNGQVDAVVIDNAPAKEFVAANPGLVILDTSYAEEDYAIGLAKGSALEDAVNAALEELKADGTLQSIVDKYITAE, encoded by the coding sequence ATGAAAAAGATCAATCGCCGCAGCTTTCTGGCTGCCGCTGGTCTGACCGCTGCCGCTCTGGCTCTGACTGCCTGCGGCGGTTCCGCCTCCAGCACCGCTTCTTCCACTGCAAGCAGTGCAGCTTCTTCCGAGGCTGCTTCCACCAGCGCTGCCGCTGAGCTGACCACCGTTGAGGCTGGCAAGCTGACCATGGCCACCAACGCTGCCTTCCCTCCGTACGAGATGACCACCGATGCCGGTGAGTTCGAGGGCATCGACATCGACACCGCCAAGGCTATTGCTGAGAAGCTGGGCCTGGAGCTGCAGATCGATGATATGGACTTCGACGCAGCACTGCTGAGCGTGCAGCAGGGCAAGGCCGATATCGTCATGGCTGGCGTTACCGTGACCGACGAGCGCAAGGCTGTGATGGACTTCTCCGACAGCTACGCTACCGGCATCCAGTCCATCATCGTTCCCGAGGGCTCTGATATCACCTCTCCCGATGATCTGGCAGGCAAGAAGATCGGCACCCAGCGCGGCACCACCGGCTACATCTACTGCTCTGATGACTTCGGCGATGACGCTGTGGTCGCATACGACGACGGCCTGACCGCTGTGCAGGCTCTGAACAATGGCCAGGTCGATGCAGTTGTCATCGACAATGCTCCTGCAAAGGAGTTCGTTGCCGCCAACCCCGGTCTGGTCATTCTGGACACCAGCTACGCCGAGGAGGATTACGCCATCGGTCTGGCAAAGGGTTCCGCTCTGGAGGATGCTGTCAATGCCGCTCTGGAAGAGCTGAAGGCTGACGGCACCCTGCAGTCCATCGTGGACAAGTACATCACTGCTGAATAA
- a CDS encoding TetR/AcrR family transcriptional regulator → MSTVEGKKQEKRRALLDAAYELFLERGTSKTSVEDITSRAKVGKGTFYLYFADKGSVTQALLARVSYQLLDNACAAAEQHAAELTSFPDQMIFVIDHIIEALRADTLMLRFLERSFVWPGLDQIEASGEAEPLMRKVLQIVMCSPEMAGRTEREIYQRITALGSMCISVCYTSVLEGKPDNIDNMKPILYDIIRRAL, encoded by the coding sequence ATGAGCACCGTGGAAGGAAAGAAACAGGAAAAGCGCCGCGCGCTTCTGGATGCAGCTTACGAGCTGTTTCTGGAGCGGGGCACCTCCAAGACCAGCGTGGAGGATATCACCTCCCGCGCCAAGGTGGGCAAGGGCACATTCTACCTCTATTTTGCCGATAAGGGTTCGGTCACGCAGGCCCTGCTGGCCCGGGTGAGCTACCAGCTGCTGGACAACGCCTGTGCCGCTGCCGAACAGCACGCCGCCGAGCTTACCAGCTTCCCCGACCAGATGATCTTTGTCATTGACCATATCATCGAAGCCCTGCGCGCGGACACCCTGATGCTCCGCTTCCTGGAGCGCAGCTTTGTCTGGCCCGGGCTGGATCAGATCGAAGCCAGCGGCGAGGCCGAACCGCTGATGCGCAAGGTCCTCCAGATCGTGATGTGCAGCCCCGAGATGGCGGGCCGCACCGAGCGGGAGATCTACCAGCGCATCACCGCCCTGGGCAGCATGTGCATATCGGTGTGCTATACCTCCGTGTTGGAGGGCAAGCCCGACAACATCGACAACATGAAACCCATCCTCTACGACATCATCCGCCGGGCGCTCTGA